The genomic interval AGACTACACTGAAGGTGGCGGTCCATTGATTAAGCAGTTTATTGGCACACCCCACAGTATGGCGTTAGCGGCAGATAATACACTGTATATTGCCGCAAGTGATGGCGTTTTCCAGTTTAGCCCGACTGGTGAGCTTTCTCAGATTTTTGATCATAACAGTGAAGCGATTACCGTTGACGACGATGGAAATATATACTTCGGGTCAGACACTCGGCTTTCCTCGGGAGTTGAGCATCTGCTTTATAAGCGTAATGCCAATGGTGAAATTACGGTTGTGGCAGGAGGAGGCAATGTGGTCGAGTCCGATACTTCCACCGCTCAACGGCTATTGTTCACGGTGACAGGGCTGGCGATAGGGCCGGATGGCGCCATCTATCTCAGCGAATCTAAATTTGTCTCTCAAATATCACCAGCATTTGGCATGATCGCTGCTGATGACGAAATCGCTATCCCCGATAACAGCGGTCAGGAAGTGTATATCTTCAGTGATACCGGTCGGCATTTACGCACCCTGGATACAGTCACTGGTAAGGCTCGGTACACATTTGGTTATGACGATAATGGAATGCTGGTCAGCATCATGGATCTTGACGGCAATACCACAACCATTGAACGATTAAGTGATGGCACTGCCGCCGCAATTGTATCGCCGGATGGCCAGTATACGACGTTGACGATGGAGAATAATGGGTATCTGGCTGATATCAGTAACCCCAATGCTGAAAGTTATCACATGAGCTACAGCGATGATGGTTTGCTCACGCAGTTTACCTACCCCAGTGGTGCCAGCAGTCAGATGACCTATGACAACCTTGGATACTTGCTGACTGATACCAATGCCGCGGGTGGTGGCTGGCAACTTGCCCGTGAAAATGGTGCAACCGGTTATACCACCACCATGACCAGTGCTGAGGGCAGAGTGCGCCATTTTTCGGTAACTCAACAGGATCGGAGTGTGCTGAAAACCAATACGGCACCAGATAGCCGTGTGACAAAAACAATACTGGCTGATGGCAGTCAGACCGTGACAAGTGCCGATGGTATGACTGTACACACGCAACAAGGTCCGGATGCCCGTTTCAGCATGATTGCGCCCATCGATAGTGTCACTCAGATTACTACCCCCAGTGGATTGGTCAAAACAATCCAGCAGAAGAGTCAGGCGACACTCAGTGATCAGCACAACCCCTTCAGCCATACGAAATTGATAAACGAACTGATTGTCAATGGCGATAAATATTCATGGAATCCTTCGTACACAAGAGTGTATGACACCGAAGCCAGAACCTGGACCCATACGACTCCCGAGAGCTATACCATGACAGAATTGCTGGATGAAAAGGGTCATTTAAGCAAGAAAACGATAAGTGGTCTGGATAGTTTTAACTACCACTACGATGAGCGTGGACGGTTGATTCAGATTGATCGCGGTGACAGTGCCGTGCGTAAAGTCAGTTTTGGCTATGACCTCAACGGCTACCTGAGCAGTATCACCAATGCCCGGAATCAGACGGTCAGCTACAGCAATGATGCAGTAGGCCGGGTACTCAGTCAGACCAACCCTAATGGTAATACCCTCAAATACGCCTACGACGCCAATGGTAATCTGACCCGGTTGACCCTGGCCAATGGCGAAGTCCATCAGTTCAGCTATACCACCGTTGATCAGCAGGACCAATATACACCTCCGGATGCAGATAGCAGTGCTAACGAAGGCAGTACCGGCAGTGACTACCCCGGCACAAAATATATCTATAACCTGGATCAACAATTAACTCAGGTAACACGTCCTGATGGAGACATCATTGAGTATCACTACGACCAGACCAGTGGCCAATTGATTTCTGTCGGCATTCCACAGGGGGATTATGTTTATGGCTACTATGGAGATACCAGTACCTCTGAAATTAATAGCGGCCAGCTCAAAACCCTGACTTCGCCCCAAGGTGAACAATTGCGTTATCAGTACGACGGTAGTCTGTTGACAGATATCCATTGGACTGGTGATACCAGTGGAACATTAAGTTATACCTACAACAACAACTTTGAGCCTATCACTCAGAGCCTCAATGGTGACCCTGTTGAGCTGAGCTACAACCATGATGGCCAGTTGACAGGTATAGGCATTTTGTCCATCTACCACCGACGCTATAATGGTCTCCTCAGTGGAACCAGACTTGGCAATATTACCAGCAGCCAGGGTTATAACAGCCTTGGTGAACTTGACAGCTACAGCACCGAAGACGGCAGCAATACGCTCTACAGCTATACTCTGGAGAGAGACAGCACCGGTAAAATCATCGGCAAAACCGAAACACTCAGCGGTGTGACAAGCAAGTATGAATACCAGTATGACAGCCTGGATCAGCTGACCAAGGTCGTCAAAGATGGTGTTTTGTCTGAATTGTACACCTACGATAACAACGGTAATCGCCTCAGTGATCTCAATAACAATGCCGGTCGTTATGATGCGCAGGACCGGTTGCTGAGTTATGGTGATATCCACTATACCTACAGCGCCAATGGCGAACTCAAAAGCAAGACCGAGAATGGCAAAACCGATACCTATCACTACGACGCCTTCTCCAATCTACTCAGCGTGACTCAAAATGATGGTACCCGTATTGAGTATGTGATTGATGGTCAGAACCGGAGAGTCGGTAAAAAGGTGGATGGTGAACTGGTACAGGGCTTTTTGTACCAGGGGCAGTTGAATCCGGTAGCAGAACTGGATGGTAAGAGCAATGTAGTCAGCCGTTTTATCTACGGTGAGAAACTGAATGTACCGAGCTATATGATCAAAGGCGGTGCGACTTATCGGATCATCAGCGATCATTTAGGCAGTGTCAGGTTAGTCATTAATGCGGACACTGGCGAAACAGTTCAGCAAATAAACTATGACTCGTTTGGTAATATCGAAGCTGACAGCAACCCTGGATTTCAGCCATTTGGGTTTGCGGGTGGTCTTTATGATCAGCACACGAAGTTAACCCGGTTTGGGGCGAGGGATTATGATGCAGGGATTGGGCGATGGACCAGTAAGGATCTTATAAGATTTGGTGGCGGGCAATTCAATATTTATACATATGCTGCCAATAACCCAGTAAACATGATTGATCCTAATGGACAATTTATCTGGGTTGCTGCTGGAGCCCTGGTTGGGGGGATAACCAATTTAGCCGTCACATATATAGCAAATGGGGGTGATATTTCACTCAAGCAAGGTATCGGTGCTTTCGCTTCAGGTGCTATATCGGGAGCTGTAGGAGCACTTGCGGGACCCCTTGGCGGTACGTTAGCAAAATCTTTGACAGGATCTGCCTCCATGGCGGCTGGGACAATGTCTCGTATGGTTAGTGGTTTATCACAGCTTGCAATGAATGCCTTTGGTGGTGCTCTAGGGCAAGAAGCTGCCAACATAATTGATCCTTGTCACGCAAGTGGTGTAGCAAATGCGGCAGTTTTTGGTTATCTAGGTAGTGTAGGTGGTTTGATGCCAAGCAGAGGGCTTTCCACATTAGCTCAAGCAAAGTATTTTGGCCCAAGTTTTCGCAGCTTAATGGCCACTCCAAATGGACGACGTATAGCTATGGCTATGGGGGTTTCTGGTATGATAGGGGCCGGTGCGAGCTTTGGTGGACCTTTCTGAATGAAGCTATTTTGTGGTTTTCTGATAGGCTATTTGAATGGCCTCATATGGCCTATCCTTGTGATATATATGCCATATTTTGTTTGGTCCCTGTCAAGAAAAAAGCATATGTTGACCATGTCCAAGGGGTACGTAATTATTTTAGTTTTTGTATGGTTTACTTGGGCCTCTCTTGCGTTATTTGCGTGTGCTGAAAGTACTCTAATATTAGTGAAGGCTATCTTTAAAGATATTGTTGATTTTAAGGAAGAGATTGGGCGGTATATCGCATTTGGAATAGGTGTTGGTATTATTACTTTGCCAGCAATACTATCACTATTTGGAAAACAGAGCTGAATAAAAGTAAATAGGATAAAAAGATACCCATAAGGACATGGTGGCAGCAAATGGAAAAAATGGGATAAGTATCGGGATTGGGAAAAGGGAAGACCAAGAAGTGGAACTTACGATGAAGATGGAAATCGACTAAGAGACTAAGGTGTAAAAAATGAAGCATTCCATCAATTTAAATAAGCAGGAACAAAAATAGTATTTGGCTAATTTTAAGTCACTGTTACTTGTCGATGCAGCTGAAAGAAAGCATGGTTATCAAGAACTTGCACTGTCTGTTTTTGATCATTGGTTAGATTCAGAAGAGGCTAGTGAGCTTCTTGATAACGTTCAACAGGAAACGGATGATCATAGAACGTCGAGTATTTTTAATTTCCATAAAGATATTGTTCAAAACTTTTAGGTTATCACATTTGCTATTCGTGGCCGAGGGAAAAAGAGGCGTCCTATTTTTAAGGCATTTTGCAATAAGGAACTTGCTTTACAGTATCTGTGGCCAAAAGATCATAATGTTTCAATGAAATACTACTCTAAATTAGTCATTCCAAAAATTAATTGTATTTATTATGAAGGGAATGACTATACAAATTATATATACTTTAAGAATTTGAGTGATATACAGGAGTTTTTGCAAATAGCCAAAAATAACGGATTGCATGTTTTAGAATTGTCAGATGAATAATCCTTGATCTTTTTTTATTTCTTATTTGGCCTGTGGAAAACTCTCAGATGCCCAGGGAGCCTCTGATTTTTACCCCAAACCATGGTTAATCGTTAACATCATTCAAAAGTATGCTTGAATTTGGGTAAGCGCCCAACCAACCACACCCTACCCAAGCTGAACATTCCAAGGCAATAATGCCTCAATGTGTTCAACACTCTGAGCATTGGGAAGTTCTTTAAATACATGCTGCAAATACTCGTATACATTCAGATCGTTTGCCTTCGCGGTTTCGATCAGGCTGTATAAGTTCGCGCTGGCTTTGGCACCGGCCTGGCTTTTACTGAACATCCAGTTTTTACGACCAATCGCAAACGGGTGTATCGCTCGTTCGGCGGCGTTGTTGTCAATAGGGTATGAGCCATCTTCCAGATAACCCGTTAAGCGACCCCACTGGTGATGCAGGTAATGGCACGCCATCCCGAGTTTGGTTTTCGGAGCCACGGTCAGTAAGCGTTTGTCCAACCATCGTTTCAATGCATCGAGAATGGTGCGCGCCTGTATGTGTCGAATCTGGTAGCGTTGATCCGGTGGTTTGTCTTTGATCTGCTGTTCCAGCACGTAGAGTCTTTGAATATACGCCAATGCCTGATCGGCGGTGCCGGTTTTGCCTTTTTTCTGAAGCGCTTGTGCGTCTTTGAATTTACGCCGTGCATGTGCCCAGCATCCCAGGCGGGTAATGCCATATTCATCGCAGGCTTTTTGATACCATTCGTAGCCGTCTACCATGAGAGCCTGAGTCTGTGCGCTTAACAGTGCCATCGGCACGGCCTGACCACGCGTATCGGCGTAATGGAACAGGCAAGCAGGTTGCTCACCGGTACTGATCATCACCCACATGTAGCTTCTGCTCTGCGGCGTTTTTCCCGGTTCTTCCAATACCTGTAACGTTGTCTCATCCATGTGCAGGTAGGGTTGTTGAAGAAGGTGATCCTTCAGCAGGTTGATCAACGGCTGTACCAGGGCACCACATTTTACCATCCAGTTCGTCAGGTTGGTTCGATCCAGTTCAATACCGATGCGTTTGAACATTTCACTTTCGGTAACTGCTCCTGCGTTACTCTACCTCCTGCATCCATGCAGTCGTGACGATACAGCGGTAAGGCATCGGCGTATTTTTGTGTGGCGACGTAGGCCAGCAAGCTGGGACTGGCGATGCTTTTGTCAATCGGTTGTTTGGGTTTTGGCGCAGTGACGATGTGCTGGTCACAACAGGGACAGGCGTATTTTAAACGCTTATGCCGAATCACTTTGATCTGAGCCGGAATGATCTCCAGTTGTTCGTGGTCTTCACTGCCAATGGGTTTCAATTCAGACCCATCGTGAGGACAGACTTTATCGGCGTCAGCCAGATCATGGATGACGTCTTCACGCGGCAGGTGATCAGGGATGGTGATACGAGGTTTGCGGGTGCGAGTATGACTTTTGACTGAGGTACTGTGAGGTACTGTTTCTGTATCAGCCTCACTGAGCACGTCTTCGGCTTCGTTAAAGAGTCCTAATTGATCTGGGGATGCTTTTTCACTGGAAGGGCTAAAGCGTTTGCCGAGCAGGTATTTGAGTTGTTCTTGCAAGAGCGCGATGTGAGAGTCGCGCTCGACAACCTTCTGACGTTCAATGGCAATGGTGTGTTGTTCAACTGCCAACTGTTCGCGCAATAGCTCATTTTCTGCTCGTAATGCCATGGTGTCTTTCATGGCCGTTATTATAACGCTTATGCTACTTCAGTAAACGTCAATGATTGGTGTGGTGTCAGTTTGGCAATATCCACGCCTCGTAATAACCAGCGCCATTGTTCAATGCTGATGGAGACAACCGCCAATGGGTCTTTCTTCGGCCACTTGAACCGGTCTTTCTCCAACCGTTTTTGCCACAGGACAAAGCCGGTACTGTCCCAGTACAGCACTTTGAGTTGAGTGCGGGTTTTATTGCAAAACACAAACAGCGCCTGATGGTAGACATCGAGAGCCATCTCCTCGCTGACCATCACCGCCAGACCATTAATGGCTTTGCGAAAATCGACGAGATCACGGTGCAGGTAGATCGGTACCGAGTCGGGCCACTGAATCATGCGAGTGCTTTAATCAAAGAGACAATGGCAGGCATCGACAGAGTGTCCGGGCACTGCACCTGGCACTGTCCGACTTGTAGCATCAGCCCTGATGAAGACACCCACTCAGACGGTACCTCGACACGTGTAAATGCACCGGTGTGCTGAGCAGAGGCTTTATGCTTAGAGAGTTTCAAGTTGAAGTACTTGGGATTGAAATCATGCTGTTTGCAAAATTCAGCTTGGGTCAGTTGGGACTGCTCGAACTGTGCAAACAGTTGTGACCATTGATATTTGCGGCGTTTGGACATGAGTGCCTCCTTGGATGTGAAGGCTATAGGTTATTGCAGGAATCTTGGCGTTGGTAGGATGTAGTTGGTTGGGCGCTTACTATTCCCCCTGCCACCGGTGCTATCACAGCAACAGTTCTCCGAGTATGTCGGGGTGTCATCTGATACGGTGCGCGGATGGGTAGAACAGCGTACCTTGCCGACGATTAAAATCGGTCGTCAACGATATATCAATATCGTTGGCCTGACGGATGCGCTGAACAACGGCAAGAGCAGGTTTTGTAAGGGAGATTATAAGTCGTGATGACAGGAGCGCCGGATGGCGCCCGCTGGAAGGTGTCAGTAATGTCTTTGATAGATGTCAGCAGTGCACACCCAGCCAAGGAGTTAAAAAATAGATATATTCTTATCATTTTTTTAAAAAAAAAAACCAAAAACATTCTAACAATGTTTTAGAGGCGTCGCACATTCCATTGCATCAGCATTATAATCATATTGACTTGCATCATCAAAGATAGATATATTCGCAATCGTCTTCAAACTGGGAAGGCAATAAAATTAATTTAAGGAAATTAAAAATGAAAACTGTAAAAAAAATTGATCTTTCAAAAGTTAAAGTAGTAATGGCTTCTGCTATAGCAATGCGCGCTCAAATCGAAATGTTTTAAGCAAATGAAGCCATGAGCAAGGGTTAACCTTGCTCATTTACTACGAGGAAAAAAGTGGTGCAAGACTACATCTCACCTGAAGCGTTCCAAGAAATTAAGAAATCTTTTGAAAATGAAGTTTGTTTTATTAAAGCTGCGAGCAGCCTACCTGATATTCTTCAACCACAAAGGTTCGAAAGTTATTTACGCAATCACGAAGGTGACATTCATAAATACTTAATGTTGTATAAAAATGGGAAAGACATCGCAATCCCGGCGCATTCGGTTTTATATGCCTCAGGTCAATTCAACTTCGTCTTTGAACATTTCAAAAACGGTGCAACGCTGAAACTAGAAGAATTGGAAAAAAGAGATGAAATTATTGCCCATATATGCCAAAGCCTAGAAAAAGAATTTGGTGGGAACTCATGGAGTAAAGCGTTCTGGACTCCAAAATCAAACAAGGGAGTTCCAATTCATTTTGATTCAACATCAATCATTGTCGTCCAGCTAGCAGGGCGGAAGCGCTGGCAAATTTGGAGTGAGTTTGTTAGAAAGCCAAATCTATCCATGGCATCTCCAGTTTCGGCAGACCAACTTGGAGAGCCGTGCCTCGACGTAATCCTTGAGGAAGGAGATGTACTATATTTCCCATCTGGTTATCCACATTGCACTGAATCACTAGACGAGCATTCATTGCATATAGGACTAGCGATAAATCCAACATCGGTAATTGAACTGATTGAGTACCATTTCAGAAGACTCGCGAAATCTAACTACGACTTGAGAAGCAGTGTCCATAAAAATGACCGAATAGATGATGTAATTGCAAGATTAAGTAATTGTGGGATAAACGTCAGCATCGATCAACTCGAGCAATCATTTAACCTATTCAACGTCTCATCTAGGGTAAATAAAACTAACTTCGCACACAACTCTCTTGCCTCTTTGTCGAATCAATATAAAGAGAACGCGAAATTCCGATATCATGAAGTCAGGAGTGTTAGAGTCGTCAAAAACGATTCAACACTAAAAATTTATTTGCCCAATCAAGTAATTCCTGAAAAACCTTTAATTATTGGTGAGCCATCATACTTAGCGCTACCAACCGAATGCTTTGAAGTAATTGAGTTTATGCTTTCTGGTCAAGATTTTTCAGTTGAGGAGCTTAAGAACTTTGTAGACGAGGAAACTAGTATTGCTTTAGTCGAATTACTTATTGCCCATCAGATAATAGTTGCAAACTAGGTATAAAAACTTTGAGTAACTATAAAAGTATCGTGTTATTAATTTTTCTAGCATCAATAGCAAGTTGGTTCGACTTTATTGCAGTCTTAAGCTTATTTGCGTCAGACTCTAA from Gynuella sunshinyii YC6258 carries:
- a CDS encoding RHS repeat-associated core domain-containing protein; translated protein: MPPDPADVAPSLSNTEYTSMADATKFLYSGDSPIQTGVTDGTIEEKRVAVIRGQVFSRENEPLSGVTISIKDHGEYGQTLSRADGRFDLAINGGRAVFVNYQKEGYLTVQRQVDTPWRDYVMADDVVMLALDAKVTAIDLENSSSVQVAQGSEQTDTSGSRQATVLFPTGTSATMILANGSTQTLNSLHVRATEYTVGENGPKAMPGKLPISSGYTYAVELSVDEAIQAGATHVTFNQPLPVYVDNFLEFPTGEVVPAGWYDQNKMAWVPSNNGRVIEILNITDDGLAELDVAGTGEVAESDLLAIMNITEAERKYLGEYYAVGKTLWRVPVQHFTPWDFNWPYGLPEGATTPPVIEDQPILDSEDCDTCEGSIVEAQTQSLAEEIPVAGTPYSLYYNSNRTSGYSGSRTVTVPLARDSVPSPLKYVEVSIDIAGKTVTQKFDQVSPNDTFTYTWDGLDAYRRSAYSSRASISVNYTYDPVYYPADPAGFMAANQPDIQDPEWLQQFAPDWLASFAQIGDKTRVIGLSRSEIVTTTRWHQPLTIHQTQIQMGLWDFNIHHHYDPIHFTLYKGNGEQRQAKGVDKVIKLIAGALNRTEGYNGDEQPATQAMLDNILGIAIGEDGSIFIADSDNNRIRKVTPDGVIHTIAGTGEKGYSGDGGSASEATFSWITDVTIDHNGNIFVAEGGNDVIRKISQDGIITTVAGTGEPRSNDYKNARNGVSALEISIKPDALVVAADGTLYFGDYYTNGIYKVTPDDKATLLIGRPDRDYTEGGGPLIKQFIGTPHSMALAADNTLYIAASDGVFQFSPTGELSQIFDHNSEAITVDDDGNIYFGSDTRLSSGVEHLLYKRNANGEITVVAGGGNVVESDTSTAQRLLFTVTGLAIGPDGAIYLSESKFVSQISPAFGMIAADDEIAIPDNSGQEVYIFSDTGRHLRTLDTVTGKARYTFGYDDNGMLVSIMDLDGNTTTIERLSDGTAAAIVSPDGQYTTLTMENNGYLADISNPNAESYHMSYSDDGLLTQFTYPSGASSQMTYDNLGYLLTDTNAAGGGWQLARENGATGYTTTMTSAEGRVRHFSVTQQDRSVLKTNTAPDSRVTKTILADGSQTVTSADGMTVHTQQGPDARFSMIAPIDSVTQITTPSGLVKTIQQKSQATLSDQHNPFSHTKLINELIVNGDKYSWNPSYTRVYDTEARTWTHTTPESYTMTELLDEKGHLSKKTISGLDSFNYHYDERGRLIQIDRGDSAVRKVSFGYDLNGYLSSITNARNQTVSYSNDAVGRVLSQTNPNGNTLKYAYDANGNLTRLTLANGEVHQFSYTTVDQQDQYTPPDADSSANEGSTGSDYPGTKYIYNLDQQLTQVTRPDGDIIEYHYDQTSGQLISVGIPQGDYVYGYYGDTSTSEINSGQLKTLTSPQGEQLRYQYDGSLLTDIHWTGDTSGTLSYTYNNNFEPITQSLNGDPVELSYNHDGQLTGIGILSIYHRRYNGLLSGTRLGNITSSQGYNSLGELDSYSTEDGSNTLYSYTLERDSTGKIIGKTETLSGVTSKYEYQYDSLDQLTKVVKDGVLSELYTYDNNGNRLSDLNNNAGRYDAQDRLLSYGDIHYTYSANGELKSKTENGKTDTYHYDAFSNLLSVTQNDGTRIEYVIDGQNRRVGKKVDGELVQGFLYQGQLNPVAELDGKSNVVSRFIYGEKLNVPSYMIKGGATYRIISDHLGSVRLVINADTGETVQQINYDSFGNIEADSNPGFQPFGFAGGLYDQHTKLTRFGARDYDAGIGRWTSKDLIRFGGGQFNIYTYAANNPVNMIDPNGQFIWVAAGALVGGITNLAVTYIANGGDISLKQGIGAFASGAISGAVGALAGPLGGTLAKSLTGSASMAAGTMSRMVSGLSQLAMNAFGGALGQEAANIIDPCHASGVANAAVFGYLGSVGGLMPSRGLSTLAQAKYFGPSFRSLMATPNGRRIAMAMGVSGMIGAGASFGGPF
- the tnpC gene encoding IS66 family transposase → MFKRIGIELDRTNLTNWMVKCGALVQPLINLLKDHLLQQPYLHMDETTLQVLEEPGKTPQSRSYMWVMISTGEQPACLFHYADTRGQAVPMALLSAQTQALMVDGYEWYQKACDEYGITRLGCWAHARRKFKDAQALQKKGKTGTADQALAYIQRLYVLEQQIKDKPPDQRYQIRHIQARTILDALKRWLDKRLLTVAPKTKLGMACHYLHHQWGRLTGYLEDGSYPIDNNAAERAIHPFAIGRKNWMFSKSQAGAKASANLYSLIETAKANDLNVYEYLQHVFKELPNAQSVEHIEALLPWNVQLG
- a CDS encoding IS66 family transposase zinc-finger binding domain-containing protein, coding for MALRAENELLREQLAVEQHTIAIERQKVVERDSHIALLQEQLKYLLGKRFSPSSEKASPDQLGLFNEAEDVLSEADTETVPHSTSVKSHTRTRKPRITIPDHLPREDVIHDLADADKVCPHDGSELKPIGSEDHEQLEIIPAQIKVIRHKRLKYACPCCDQHIVTAPKPKQPIDKSIASPSLLAYVATQKYADALPLYRHDCMDAGGRVTQEQLPKVKCSNASVLNWIEPT
- the tnpB gene encoding IS66 family insertion sequence element accessory protein TnpB (TnpB, as the term is used for proteins encoded by IS66 family insertion elements, is considered an accessory protein, since TnpC, encoded by a neighboring gene, is a DDE family transposase.); protein product: MIQWPDSVPIYLHRDLVDFRKAINGLAVMVSEEMALDVYHQALFVFCNKTRTQLKVLYWDSTGFVLWQKRLEKDRFKWPKKDPLAVVSISIEQWRWLLRGVDIAKLTPHQSLTFTEVA
- the tnpA gene encoding IS66 family insertion sequence element accessory protein TnpA, which translates into the protein MSKRRKYQWSQLFAQFEQSQLTQAEFCKQHDFNPKYFNLKLSKHKASAQHTGAFTRVEVPSEWVSSSGLMLQVGQCQVQCPDTLSMPAIVSLIKALA
- a CDS encoding helix-turn-helix domain-containing protein; translated protein: MVGRLLFPLPPVLSQQQFSEYVGVSSDTVRGWVEQRTLPTIKIGRQRYINIVGLTDALNNGKSRFCKGDYKS
- a CDS encoding JmjC domain-containing protein, whose protein sequence is MQDYISPEAFQEIKKSFENEVCFIKAASSLPDILQPQRFESYLRNHEGDIHKYLMLYKNGKDIAIPAHSVLYASGQFNFVFEHFKNGATLKLEELEKRDEIIAHICQSLEKEFGGNSWSKAFWTPKSNKGVPIHFDSTSIIVVQLAGRKRWQIWSEFVRKPNLSMASPVSADQLGEPCLDVILEEGDVLYFPSGYPHCTESLDEHSLHIGLAINPTSVIELIEYHFRRLAKSNYDLRSSVHKNDRIDDVIARLSNCGINVSIDQLEQSFNLFNVSSRVNKTNFAHNSLASLSNQYKENAKFRYHEVRSVRVVKNDSTLKIYLPNQVIPEKPLIIGEPSYLALPTECFEVIEFMLSGQDFSVEELKNFVDEETSIALVELLIAHQIIVAN